The following are encoded together in the Peromyscus leucopus breed LL Stock chromosome 1, UCI_PerLeu_2.1, whole genome shotgun sequence genome:
- the C1H19orf48 gene encoding uncharacterized protein C19orf48 homolog has protein sequence MAERVLVPTQIGRGDRYYTYTELLAISRRFKQNPNELMVTWILRVYDQGGPALSLNSGELGLLGDLTHDAIFNYRCKALRGGGCQTLLSWLLQAWRQRWESSLHFEATQLPFRPWTTMEEGIQLVRELGMIEWIYLDPEGPVDLAPEDVAFTQGLQRRLLTAAPSELRLSLVSLLVRGMTVLEAVMEIQTIADVGLLWRQSQPGRTKLMLGPNPTRKDLLGWLLSHGVPREQVDRQPTKVLLELYIKEAKRSRGQPSYGLAEEQPPPPPYSDQACGEEPPVRHD, from the coding sequence ATGGCGGAGAGAGTGCTGGTACCCACCCAGATAGGCCGGGGGGACCGCTACTACACATACACGGAGCTGTTGGCTATCTCACGGCGTTTCAAGCAGAACCCCAACGAGCTCATGGTCACCTGGATCCTGCGGGTGTATGACCAGGGAGGCCCGGCCCTGTCCCTGAATTCCGGGGAGCTGGGGCTGCTGGGTGACCTCACCCACGATGCCATCTTTAACTACCGCTGCAAGGCCCTGCGGGGGGGTGGCTGCCAGACACTGCTGAGCTGGCTGCTGCAGGCCTGGCGCCAGCGCTGGGAATCCTCCCTGCATTTTGAGGCCACGCAGCTGCCCTTCAGGCCTTGGACCACCATGGAGGAAGGTATCCAACTGGTTCGTGAGCTGGGTATGATCGAGTGGATCTACCTTGACCCAGAGGGGCCTGTGGACCTGGCCCCAGAGGATGTGGCCTTCACTCAGGGCCTGCAGCGGCGCCTGCTCACAGCAGCACCCTCCGAGCTGCGGCTCTCGCTGGTCAGCCTGCTGGTGCGCGGCATGACAGTACTAGAGGCTGTGATGGAGATCCAGACCATTGCTGACGTGGGTCTGCTCTGGCGCCAGAGCCAGCCAGGCCGCACCAAGCTCATGCTGGGGCCCAACCCAACTCGAAAGGACCTCCTGGGCTGGCTGCTCAGCCACGGCGTGCCCCGGGAGCAAGTAGACAGGCAGCCCACCAAGGTGCTCCTGGAACTGTACATCAAAGAAGCCAAGCGCAGTCGTGGCCAGCCCAGCTATGGGCTGGCTGAGGagcagcccccccctcccccctacTCCGACCAGGCCTGTGGGGAAGAGCCCCCTGTGCGGCACGACTAG